One genomic segment of Micromonospora sp. WMMC415 includes these proteins:
- a CDS encoding tyrosine-type recombinase/integrase: protein MRDSLRRHVAGKRQDELVFTAPNGGPLRNTNFRTRVFGPAAASVGLAGLTPHDLRHTAASLAVAAGANVKAVQRMLGHASASMTLDVYAGLFGDDLDAVATRLDEAVAARDADYLRTGTAGGVVVDLGKRRSPGR from the coding sequence GTGCGGGATTCGCTTCGCCGGCACGTCGCCGGGAAGCGCCAGGACGAGCTGGTGTTCACCGCCCCGAACGGCGGGCCGCTGCGCAACACGAACTTCCGGACGCGGGTCTTCGGGCCGGCGGCGGCGTCGGTGGGACTCGCCGGGCTCACTCCGCACGACCTGCGGCACACGGCGGCGAGTCTGGCCGTGGCAGCCGGGGCGAACGTCAAGGCGGTGCAGCGGATGCTCGGGCACGCGTCGGCGTCGATGACGTTGGACGTGTACGCGGGCCTGTTCGGGGACGACCTGGACGCCGTTGCCACCCGGCTGGACGAGGCGGTCGCGGCGCGGGATGCGGACTATTTGCGGACTGGCACGGCCGGCGGTGTGGTTGTCGACCTTGGGAAACGGCGAAGCCCAGGCCGTTGA
- a CDS encoding Hsp20/alpha crystallin family protein has translation MSEHSGGGFGRGWRGRQQGWDPMGELQSLRAELSRLVGGRSGSPDLELTETADGWEVVVRLPGVAPEEVAVELDDRELCVRARSEAEVNADHGIPGGFETRGFEYRVDLPSRVDPDAIDAVMDHGLLRVRLPRAARPAPRTITVGRTGTRDVSGRTPKPVDPAADRELHHPDTAAGDIDRP, from the coding sequence ATGAGCGAACACAGCGGTGGCGGTTTCGGCCGGGGTTGGCGCGGACGGCAGCAGGGCTGGGACCCGATGGGCGAGTTGCAGTCGCTGCGCGCCGAGCTGAGCCGGCTGGTCGGCGGTCGCTCCGGCTCGCCCGACCTGGAGCTGACCGAGACCGCCGACGGCTGGGAGGTCGTCGTGCGGCTGCCCGGCGTGGCCCCCGAGGAGGTGGCGGTCGAGTTGGACGACCGCGAGCTGTGCGTACGGGCCCGGTCGGAGGCCGAGGTCAACGCCGACCACGGCATCCCGGGCGGCTTCGAGACCCGCGGCTTCGAGTACCGGGTGGACCTGCCGTCCCGGGTGGACCCGGACGCCATCGACGCGGTGATGGACCACGGCCTGCTCCGGGTCCGGCTGCCCCGGGCCGCACGACCCGCGCCGCGCACCATCACCGTCGGCCGCACCGGCACGCGGGACGTCTCCGGGCGTACGCCGAAGCCGGTCGACCCGGCCGCGGACCGGGAACTCCACCACCCGGACACCGCCGCCGGCGACATCGACCGGCCGTAG
- a CDS encoding glycosyltransferase family 2 protein, with translation MNRPLDLGTPGEFRAARLLDVLIPTRNRPAELAVTLSGLAAQEGVPGFGVVVSDQSDGEPAYAHPAAATMVRALRHRGHPVLLTRRLPRRGLAEHRASLLAASAARYVLCLDDDVWLEPGALRRLVTAMEELGCGFVGNAVHGLSYVDDVRPETHRHYEEWDGPPVPERIRPGTPEWQRASIHPAANLLHVTAKLDLPAGAWRAYKVSWIGGCVLYDRAKLVDAGGFDFWRRVQEKHQGEDVAAQLAVLARHGGAGVLPSGAYHLESPTTVTEREVEAWEVVLAEEDAPQPA, from the coding sequence GTGAACCGACCGCTCGACCTCGGTACGCCCGGGGAGTTCCGCGCCGCGCGGCTGCTCGACGTGCTGATCCCCACCCGGAACCGGCCGGCCGAGCTGGCGGTCACCCTGTCCGGGCTGGCCGCGCAGGAGGGCGTCCCCGGCTTCGGGGTGGTGGTCAGCGACCAGTCCGACGGGGAGCCCGCGTACGCGCACCCGGCGGCGGCCACGATGGTCCGGGCGCTGCGCCACCGGGGGCACCCGGTGCTGCTCACCCGCCGGCTGCCGCGCCGCGGTCTCGCGGAGCACCGGGCGTCGCTGCTGGCCGCCTCGGCCGCCCGGTACGTGCTCTGCCTCGACGACGACGTGTGGCTGGAACCGGGTGCGCTGCGCCGGCTGGTCACCGCCATGGAGGAGTTGGGCTGCGGTTTCGTGGGCAACGCGGTGCACGGCCTGTCGTACGTCGACGACGTACGCCCGGAGACGCACCGGCACTACGAGGAGTGGGACGGGCCGCCGGTGCCGGAGCGGATCCGTCCGGGCACCCCGGAGTGGCAGCGCGCGTCGATCCATCCGGCGGCGAACCTGCTGCACGTGACGGCGAAACTGGACCTGCCGGCGGGGGCGTGGCGGGCGTACAAGGTGTCCTGGATCGGCGGCTGCGTGCTGTACGACCGGGCGAAGCTGGTCGACGCGGGCGGCTTCGATTTCTGGCGGCGCGTGCAGGAGAAGCACCAGGGCGAGGACGTCGCCGCCCAGCTCGCCGTGCTGGCGCGCCACGGCGGCGCCGGAGTCCTGCCCAGCGGCGCGTACCACCTGGAGTCCCCGACCACGGTCACCGAGCGCGAGGTGGAGGCGTGGGAGGTGGTCCTCGCCGAGGAGGACGCCCCGCAACCGGCGTGA
- a CDS encoding TetR/AcrR family transcriptional regulator: protein MAYRTTERVRARLSASRERTIAAALEIMAEHGYAGCTVAAVADRAGIATGSVYRHFPTKADLFAEVFRTASQREIDAVARAAARERTAAARLAAVVATFAGRALQAPRLAYALLAEPVDPAVDAQRLVFRRAHADLIAGYVAVGVSSGELPPQDPELTATALVGALAEAMVGPLAAGVAGPDTIPGLTRFIHRALGVSP, encoded by the coding sequence GTGGCGTACCGGACGACCGAGCGGGTCAGGGCTCGGCTCAGCGCGTCCCGCGAGCGGACGATCGCCGCGGCGCTGGAGATCATGGCCGAACACGGGTACGCCGGCTGCACCGTCGCCGCCGTCGCCGACCGCGCCGGCATCGCCACCGGTAGCGTCTACCGCCACTTCCCGACCAAGGCGGACCTGTTCGCCGAGGTGTTCCGGACGGCGTCGCAACGCGAGATCGACGCGGTCGCCCGTGCCGCGGCGCGGGAGCGTACGGCGGCGGCGCGGCTCGCGGCCGTCGTCGCCACGTTCGCCGGTCGGGCGTTGCAGGCGCCACGGCTGGCGTACGCGCTGCTGGCCGAACCCGTGGACCCGGCGGTCGACGCGCAGCGGCTCGTCTTCCGCCGCGCCCACGCCGACCTGATCGCGGGGTACGTGGCGGTAGGCGTGTCCTCCGGTGAGCTGCCCCCGCAGGATCCGGAGCTGACCGCGACCGCGCTGGTCGGGGCGCTCGCCGAGGCCATGGTCGGCCCGCTGGCCGCCGGGGTCGCCGGCCCGGACACCATCCCCGGACTGACCCGATTCATCCACCGCGCGCTGGGAGTGTCACCGTGA
- a CDS encoding class I SAM-dependent methyltransferase, giving the protein MTEPSRLDAVRESYDTVAEDYAKLVPPRFAADPLGRGMLGAFAELVRAGGGQPVADLGCGPGHVTAHLASLGVSVSGVDLSPKMVEVARRTYPNLRFDVGSMTALAVPDGTLGGIVAWWSVHHLPPEELPAVFAEFHRALAPGGHLLVGFHVGAERLRPTHAYGHPVSYDTHLLPPDHVAEVLSRAGLGVVARLVQEPGERLKRQQACLLARRPS; this is encoded by the coding sequence ATGACTGAACCGTCCCGCCTGGACGCCGTACGGGAGTCGTACGACACCGTCGCCGAGGACTACGCGAAGCTGGTGCCGCCGCGGTTCGCGGCGGACCCGTTGGGACGCGGGATGCTCGGGGCGTTCGCCGAGCTCGTCCGGGCCGGCGGCGGGCAGCCGGTCGCCGATCTCGGGTGCGGTCCGGGCCATGTCACCGCCCACCTGGCGTCGCTGGGCGTGTCCGTGTCCGGCGTCGACCTGTCACCGAAGATGGTGGAGGTCGCCCGGCGGACGTACCCGAACCTCCGCTTCGACGTGGGCTCGATGACCGCGCTGGCCGTCCCCGACGGGACGCTCGGCGGCATCGTCGCCTGGTGGTCCGTTCATCACCTGCCGCCGGAGGAACTGCCGGCGGTGTTCGCGGAGTTCCACCGGGCACTCGCCCCGGGCGGCCACCTCCTGGTCGGGTTCCACGTCGGGGCCGAGCGCCTGCGCCCGACGCACGCGTACGGCCACCCGGTGTCCTACGACACCCACCTGTTGCCGCCCGACCACGTGGCCGAGGTGCTGAGCCGCGCCGGACTGGGCGTCGTCGCCCGGCTCGTGCAGGAGCCGGGCGAAAGGCTGAAGCGGCAGCAGGCCTGCCTCTTGGCGCGCAGGCCCTCGTAG
- a CDS encoding glycosyltransferase family 9 protein produces the protein MVAPNLLGPTAERVPDVERIAVLRANALGDFIFLLPALDAVRAAYPESEIVLLGAPWHAKLWRDRPGPVDRVLVVPPAPGIRAPDLGEPESAMDDFLAAARKERFDLALQVHGGGANSNPVVAALGARVTAGLRAEDAPPLDRWLRYVYYQHEVIRYLEVAALVGAPATTIVPTLAVTDADRAEAAEVLGPVERPRVALHPGATDTRRRWPPERFAEVARELHGDGYEVLVTGTPAEQEVVDRVVAAAGVPVRPLVGALSLGGLAGCYAGCALVVSNDTGPLHLAAAVGTATVGVFWVGNLINTATPLRGRHRPISSWTVHCPVCGVDCTPGIYPHRPGDGECPHRDSFVTDIPTAEVTEAARELLTT, from the coding sequence GTGGTCGCCCCGAACCTGCTCGGCCCGACCGCCGAGCGCGTGCCCGACGTCGAGCGGATCGCCGTGCTCCGGGCCAACGCGCTCGGCGACTTCATCTTCCTCCTGCCCGCGCTGGACGCGGTGCGGGCCGCGTACCCGGAGTCGGAGATCGTGCTGCTCGGCGCGCCGTGGCACGCGAAGCTCTGGCGCGACCGGCCCGGCCCGGTGGACCGCGTCCTGGTGGTGCCACCCGCGCCCGGCATCCGCGCCCCGGACCTGGGCGAGCCGGAGTCGGCGATGGACGACTTCCTCGCGGCGGCCCGCAAGGAACGCTTCGACCTGGCGTTGCAGGTCCACGGCGGCGGCGCCAACTCCAACCCGGTCGTCGCCGCCCTCGGCGCGCGGGTGACGGCCGGCCTGCGTGCCGAGGACGCGCCGCCGCTGGACCGCTGGCTCCGCTACGTCTACTACCAGCACGAGGTGATCCGCTACCTGGAAGTCGCGGCGCTGGTCGGGGCCCCGGCCACCACCATCGTGCCGACGCTCGCGGTGACCGACGCCGACCGGGCCGAGGCGGCCGAGGTGCTCGGCCCGGTCGAGCGGCCCCGGGTGGCGCTGCACCCGGGCGCCACCGACACCCGGCGGCGCTGGCCGCCGGAACGCTTCGCCGAGGTGGCGCGCGAGCTGCACGGCGACGGGTACGAGGTCCTCGTCACCGGCACGCCCGCCGAGCAGGAGGTGGTGGACCGGGTGGTCGCGGCGGCCGGGGTGCCGGTGCGGCCGCTGGTCGGCGCGCTCAGCCTGGGCGGCCTGGCCGGCTGCTACGCCGGCTGCGCCCTGGTCGTCTCCAACGACACCGGCCCCCTGCACCTGGCCGCGGCCGTCGGCACCGCCACGGTCGGCGTCTTCTGGGTCGGCAACCTCATCAACACGGCGACCCCGCTGCGCGGCCGGCACCGCCCGATCAGCTCCTGGACCGTGCACTGCCCGGTCTGCGGCGTCGACTGCACCCCGGGCATCTACCCGCACCGCCCCGGCGACGGCGAGTGCCCGCACCGCGACTCCTTCGTGACCGACATCCCCACAGCGGAGGTCACGGAAGCCGCCCGCGAACTGCTGACGACGTAA
- the rfaE2 gene encoding D-glycero-beta-D-manno-heptose 1-phosphate adenylyltransferase — translation MAGAAAEQRRLAAVVESWLGRPVLVVGDAMLDEWRFAESERLCREAPAPILTLRRRISAAGGAANTAVNVAALGGRAALVAPVGADVAGDELHDCLDRAAVWDRTVNQPGRPTPVKRRMLAGNQILLREDSGDPEDTLDDDGVARLLTALDCATEELRAVAAGEAPTLVVCDYALGALPAPVRAWLVANRERYATVALDAHDLADWRGLAPTVVTPSFAEASRLLARAAARPSTNDLHLDHPDGDPSDGPSELTVGVAPGDGSSARLGPTGEPGPGEDRVAMTGDGLTVTGTGVTVNATAGEGVDRAVLAESRLAELRAHTGADVVAVTLDTDGAVVGGPDGERRRSHSTPVPASHAVGAGDAYLAAMTLALAADAPLPTAAQLAQLAATITVSDTGTCVCRREDLLGALDQPAEDAGRLTLVDADALATIADEHRRDGRSVVFTNGCFDVLHRGHVRYLEQARALGDLLVVAVNSDDSVRRLKGADRPVNPVEDRVALLAALACVDHVVVFEEDSPARLIEAVRPDVYVKGGDYPPEMVPEAPLVRRLGGQVRTLGYVPDRSTSAIIDRIRAHGRDVTTDAAAGQA, via the coding sequence ATGGCAGGAGCAGCAGCGGAACAGCGCCGGCTCGCCGCCGTGGTGGAGAGCTGGCTCGGGCGCCCCGTTCTGGTCGTCGGGGACGCGATGCTCGACGAGTGGCGGTTCGCCGAGTCCGAACGGCTCTGCCGGGAGGCACCCGCCCCGATCCTCACGCTGCGGCGGCGGATCTCCGCCGCCGGTGGTGCGGCGAACACCGCCGTGAACGTGGCCGCGCTCGGCGGCCGGGCGGCGCTGGTGGCCCCGGTCGGCGCGGACGTGGCCGGCGACGAGCTGCACGACTGCCTGGACCGGGCCGCCGTCTGGGACCGGACGGTCAACCAGCCGGGCCGCCCGACGCCCGTGAAGCGGCGAATGCTGGCCGGCAACCAGATCCTGCTCCGGGAGGACTCCGGCGACCCCGAGGACACCCTCGACGACGACGGCGTGGCCCGGCTGCTCACCGCGCTCGACTGCGCCACGGAGGAGCTGCGGGCGGTCGCCGCCGGCGAGGCGCCCACCCTGGTGGTCTGCGACTACGCGCTGGGCGCGCTGCCCGCGCCGGTCCGCGCCTGGCTGGTGGCCAACCGGGAGCGGTACGCGACGGTCGCGCTCGACGCGCACGACCTCGCCGACTGGCGGGGCCTCGCCCCGACCGTGGTGACCCCGAGCTTCGCCGAGGCGAGCCGGCTGCTCGCCCGCGCGGCAGCCCGGCCCAGCACCAACGACCTGCACCTGGACCACCCCGACGGCGACCCGTCCGACGGCCCGTCCGAGCTGACCGTGGGCGTGGCGCCCGGTGACGGCTCCTCCGCCCGGCTCGGCCCGACCGGCGAACCGGGACCCGGCGAGGACCGGGTGGCGATGACCGGGGACGGCCTCACCGTCACCGGCACCGGCGTCACCGTCAACGCGACCGCCGGGGAGGGCGTGGACCGGGCGGTGCTGGCCGAGTCCCGCCTCGCCGAGCTGCGGGCGCACACCGGCGCCGACGTCGTGGCGGTGACGCTGGACACCGACGGCGCGGTGGTCGGCGGGCCCGACGGGGAGCGCCGCCGCAGCCACAGCACCCCGGTGCCGGCCAGCCACGCGGTGGGGGCCGGGGACGCGTACCTCGCGGCCATGACGCTCGCGCTGGCCGCCGACGCGCCGCTGCCGACCGCCGCGCAGCTGGCCCAGCTCGCGGCGACCATCACCGTCTCGGACACCGGCACGTGTGTGTGCCGCCGCGAGGACCTGCTCGGCGCGCTCGACCAGCCGGCCGAGGACGCCGGCCGGCTGACCCTGGTGGACGCCGACGCACTGGCGACGATCGCCGACGAGCACCGGCGCGACGGCCGTTCGGTCGTCTTCACCAACGGCTGCTTCGACGTGCTGCACCGGGGACACGTCCGGTACCTGGAGCAGGCCCGCGCGCTCGGCGACCTGCTGGTGGTGGCGGTCAACTCCGACGACAGCGTCCGCCGGCTCAAGGGCGCGGACCGGCCGGTGAACCCGGTCGAGGACCGGGTGGCCCTGCTGGCCGCACTGGCCTGTGTGGACCACGTGGTCGTCTTCGAGGAGGACTCGCCGGCCCGGCTCATCGAGGCCGTCCGCCCGGACGTGTACGTCAAGGGTGGTGACTACCCGCCGGAGATGGTGCCGGAGGCACCGCTGGTGCGCCGCCTCGGCGGGCAGGTCCGCACCCTCGGGTACGTGCCGGACCGGTCCACCTCGGCGATCATCGACCGGATCCGCGCGCACGGCCGGGACGTGACCACCGACGCGGCGGCGGGTCAGGCGTGA
- a CDS encoding isovaleryl-CoA dehydrogenase, producing MTTHEVFNQVPPLVGYDAADDPALLEGLDREGAGWAAAELHELGRLGGGAEAIEHGRLANEYPPVLRTHDRYGHRVDEVEFHPSWHELMRTAVGHGLHAAPWADDRAGAHVARAAKFYTWRPDAGHGCPISMTYAAVPALRHAPELAARYEPLLTASTYDPGLRPPLGKRGLLAGMSMTEKQGGSDVRANTTTARPEPDGSYRLVGHKWFTSAPMCDLFLTLAQAPGGLTCFLVPRVLPDGTRNPMRLMRLKEKLGNRSNASSEIEYEHAVAWRVGDEGRGVRTIIDMVNLTRLDCLIGAAAGMRQGVITAVHHAAHRRAFDRYLVDQPLMRNVLADLAVESEAATVLMLRLAGATDRSARGDAGETAFKRLAVAVGKYWVCKRWPGHAAEALECLGGNGYVEESGLPRLFRESPLNSIWEGSGNVAALDVLRALTREPQVLAAFEAEVDAAAGADSRLDAAVRRLRTELADPGEVELRARHVVERLALVLQGSLLVRHGHPAVADAFCASRLGGEHGYAYGTLPAGVDHAAIIDRATPKVGSPEA from the coding sequence GTGACGACGCACGAGGTGTTCAACCAGGTACCACCGCTGGTCGGCTACGACGCGGCGGACGACCCCGCCCTGCTGGAGGGCCTCGACCGGGAAGGGGCCGGTTGGGCGGCCGCCGAGCTGCACGAGCTCGGCCGGCTCGGCGGCGGCGCGGAGGCGATCGAACACGGTCGGCTGGCCAACGAGTACCCGCCGGTGCTGCGTACCCACGACCGGTACGGTCACCGCGTCGACGAGGTGGAGTTCCACCCGTCCTGGCACGAGCTGATGCGGACCGCGGTGGGTCACGGCCTGCACGCCGCGCCGTGGGCCGACGACCGGGCGGGCGCGCACGTCGCCCGCGCCGCGAAGTTCTACACCTGGCGGCCGGACGCCGGGCACGGCTGCCCGATCTCGATGACGTACGCGGCGGTCCCGGCGCTCCGGCACGCCCCGGAGCTGGCCGCGCGGTACGAGCCGCTGCTGACCGCCTCGACGTACGACCCGGGGCTGCGCCCGCCGCTCGGCAAACGGGGACTGCTCGCCGGCATGTCGATGACGGAGAAGCAGGGCGGGTCCGACGTGCGCGCGAACACCACCACCGCGCGGCCCGAGCCGGACGGCAGCTACCGGCTCGTCGGGCACAAGTGGTTCACGTCCGCGCCGATGTGCGACCTGTTCCTCACGCTCGCCCAGGCCCCCGGCGGGCTCACCTGCTTCCTGGTCCCCCGGGTGCTGCCCGACGGCACGCGCAACCCGATGCGCCTGATGCGGCTCAAGGAGAAGCTCGGCAACCGGTCCAACGCGTCGTCGGAGATCGAGTACGAGCACGCGGTGGCCTGGCGGGTGGGGGACGAGGGCCGGGGGGTCCGCACGATCATCGACATGGTCAACCTGACCCGGCTCGACTGCCTGATCGGCGCGGCGGCCGGGATGCGCCAGGGAGTGATCACCGCCGTCCACCACGCGGCGCACCGCCGGGCCTTCGACCGCTACCTGGTCGACCAGCCGCTGATGCGCAACGTGCTGGCCGACCTGGCGGTGGAGTCCGAGGCGGCGACCGTACTCATGCTGCGGCTGGCAGGCGCGACGGACCGTTCGGCGCGCGGCGACGCCGGCGAGACCGCCTTCAAGCGGCTGGCCGTCGCCGTCGGCAAGTACTGGGTGTGCAAACGCTGGCCCGGGCACGCCGCCGAGGCCCTCGAATGCCTGGGCGGCAACGGGTACGTCGAGGAGTCGGGCCTGCCCCGGCTGTTCCGCGAGTCGCCGCTGAACTCGATCTGGGAGGGGTCGGGCAACGTGGCCGCGCTGGACGTGCTGCGCGCCCTCACCCGGGAGCCGCAGGTGCTGGCGGCGTTCGAGGCGGAGGTGGACGCCGCCGCGGGCGCCGATTCCCGGCTCGACGCGGCGGTGCGGCGGCTGCGTACCGAACTGGCCGACCCGGGTGAGGTGGAACTGCGGGCCCGGCACGTGGTGGAGCGGCTCGCGCTCGTGCTTCAGGGATCGCTGCTGGTGCGCCACGGCCACCCGGCCGTCGCCGACGCCTTCTGCGCGTCCCGGCTCGGCGGCGAACACGGCTACGCGTACGGGACCCTGCCGGCGGGCGTCGACCACGCGGCGATCATCGACCGGGCCACCCCGAAGGTCGGCTCACCGGAGGCGTGA
- a CDS encoding DUF2231 domain-containing protein, whose amino-acid sequence MESRLKVLGHPVHPMLVMFPVALLVTAVLFDIVDTVGGPDFLGEVAYWNITVGLVGGLLAAAAGTFDLLAIPTGTRAKRVALLHAAANVAVILLFAAVWAVRLNAESRAAGGALIAIEVVALALLGISAWLGGELVDRLGVGVDRDANLDAPSSLRSPAATQRIGEVR is encoded by the coding sequence ATGGAGAGCCGACTCAAGGTGCTGGGCCACCCCGTCCACCCGATGCTGGTGATGTTCCCGGTCGCCCTGCTCGTCACCGCGGTGCTCTTCGACATCGTCGACACCGTGGGCGGTCCCGACTTCCTCGGCGAGGTCGCGTACTGGAACATCACCGTCGGACTGGTCGGCGGCCTGCTGGCCGCGGCGGCCGGGACGTTCGACCTGCTCGCCATCCCCACCGGCACCCGCGCCAAGCGGGTGGCGCTCCTCCACGCCGCCGCGAACGTGGCGGTGATCCTGCTCTTCGCCGCCGTCTGGGCGGTCCGGCTGAACGCCGAGTCCCGGGCCGCCGGCGGCGCGCTCATCGCGATCGAGGTCGTCGCCCTGGCCCTCCTCGGCATCAGCGCCTGGCTCGGTGGGGAACTGGTCGACCGGCTCGGCGTCGGCGTCGACCGCGACGCCAACCTGGACGCGCCCAGCTCGCTGCGGTCCCCGGCGGCCACCCAGCGGATCGGAGAGGTGAGATGA
- a CDS encoding type 1 glutamine amidotransferase domain-containing protein: protein MAATTLHGKRVAFLAADGVEEVEYVQPREAVEQAGATVELVSLKPGEIQSFNHLDQSKTYPVDVTAADADAGRYDALVLPGGVANPDFLRTDPDAVRFVKAFFEAGKPVGVICHGPWTLVEADVVRGRRMTSWPSLRTDLTNAGANWVDEPVVTDNGLVSSRKPADLPAFCTKIVEEFAEGPH, encoded by the coding sequence ATGGCAGCGACGACACTTCACGGCAAGCGGGTCGCCTTCCTGGCCGCCGACGGTGTGGAGGAGGTCGAGTACGTCCAGCCCCGCGAGGCGGTGGAGCAGGCCGGGGCGACCGTCGAGCTGGTCTCGCTCAAGCCGGGTGAGATCCAGTCCTTCAACCACCTGGACCAGTCGAAGACGTACCCGGTGGACGTGACCGCCGCCGACGCGGACGCCGGCCGGTACGACGCGCTGGTGCTGCCGGGCGGCGTGGCGAACCCGGACTTCCTGCGGACCGACCCGGACGCGGTCCGGTTCGTGAAGGCGTTCTTCGAGGCCGGCAAGCCGGTCGGGGTGATCTGCCACGGTCCGTGGACGCTGGTCGAGGCGGACGTGGTGCGGGGCCGCCGGATGACGAGCTGGCCGAGCCTGCGCACCGACCTGACGAACGCGGGCGCGAACTGGGTCGACGAGCCGGTGGTGACGGACAACGGCCTGGTCAGCAGCCGCAAGCCGGCCGACCTCCCAGCCTTCTGCACGAAGATCGTGGAAGAGTTCGCCGAAGGCCCCCACTGA
- a CDS encoding pyridoxamine 5'-phosphate oxidase family protein, which produces MTVEITTHEELRELLGTPAPRAAAKERTRLHERDRQWLAASPFCLVATAGADGTCDVSPKGDPPGFALVLDDTTIAIPERPGNKRADGYRNILDNPHVGLIFLIPGRTDTLRINGRARLLRDAPFFDSMVVSGHRPVLAVVVEIEQIFYHCAKAFLRSDLWRPETWSPEVLPSRARLVKEVEAPAENLADLERHYGPEYARRLYV; this is translated from the coding sequence GTGACGGTGGAGATCACGACCCACGAGGAACTGCGGGAGCTGCTGGGCACGCCGGCGCCCCGAGCCGCCGCGAAGGAGCGGACGCGTCTGCACGAGCGGGACCGCCAGTGGCTGGCGGCGTCCCCGTTCTGCCTGGTCGCCACGGCGGGGGCGGACGGCACCTGCGACGTGTCGCCGAAGGGTGACCCGCCCGGCTTCGCCCTCGTGCTCGACGACACGACCATCGCCATTCCCGAGCGGCCCGGCAACAAGCGTGCCGACGGCTACCGCAACATCCTCGACAACCCGCACGTCGGGCTGATCTTCCTGATCCCCGGGCGCACCGACACGCTACGGATCAACGGGCGGGCCCGGTTGCTGCGCGACGCGCCGTTCTTCGACTCCATGGTGGTCAGCGGGCACCGTCCGGTGCTCGCCGTCGTGGTCGAGATCGAGCAGATCTTCTACCACTGCGCGAAGGCGTTCCTCCGGTCGGACCTGTGGCGGCCGGAGACCTGGTCGCCGGAGGTGCTGCCGTCCCGGGCCCGGCTGGTGAAGGAGGTGGAGGCGCCGGCGGAGAACCTGGCCGACCTGGAACGCCACTACGGCCCGGAGTACGCCCGCCGCCTCTACGTTTGA